The following is a genomic window from Dehalogenimonas sp. 4OHTPN.
GCCGTCCACGACGATGCCGATGCAGTCGCCGTGGCTTTCGCCGAAGGAAGTAATGCGGAACATTTCGCCCAGAGAGTTATTCAATAATCATCGCCTCAATTCTATTATAGCAGTCAGCTATCAGCCGTCAGATGCCCTTCATCCTTTTTATTATAGCGGCCAGCGATCAGGTTTCAGCCGCCACACCATCCTCCGGGTTTATCGCCGGCATAAAAAACGACTGGAACGATTGGGTCGGTCGATGGCGCCGGCTTCTTTGAATCAGGATTTGTTTTTCGTCTTTCATTCATAAGAAATTTACGGTAACGATTCTGGCATATTACGTACGAACTAAACGCGAGATTCGTTTTCCAAACGGGACTCGTTTTGCCGTGGAGCCGGGATCTCAACCACCGGAACCAACATCATATCTGGGCTGGGGAGGCGGCGGTCACGTTGAGTCCCGCCCGTGCCCGTTATCTATTTGCCCTCCGGCAGGGGGAAGAATCAGGAAGTTATTATAGCACACCAGTTCATAATGATTGTCAAGCGACTTTTGTCGTTTTTCCAGCGATATTTCGGGCCCAACCAGTGTGACGGCACTGCCTATTCTATTTGGAGATCCACCTTTCCCCCGGCATTCCTGAAATCCTCCCAGAAGCCGGGATAGGTTTTATTGACGCATTCTGCGCCGAGGACCACCATATCCCCACAAGCGGCGCCGAGCATGGCGAAAGCCATGGCGACGCGGTGATCGTCGCAGCTGTCGACGACGGCGCCATGCGGCAAGCCGCCGGTGACGGTCATGCAGTCTGTCCCTTCGACGACAGCGATGCCCGTTCGCTTCAAATTTCCGGCCACGGTGCTGATCCGGTCCGATTCCTTGAGGCGGGCCCGTCCCAGTCCGGTAATGACGCTGGTGCCTTCAGCCGCGGCAGCCAGGCAGGCAACGGTGGGCAGCAGATCAATAGCCTCGTTCAGGTCAACGTCGATGGCTTTGAGGCGCGACCGGCTGACGGTTATTGTCTTGCTATCCGTGGATATGGCCGCCCCCATGCGCCGCAGGCAGTGCAGTATGAAACGGTCGGCCTGGAGGCTGGCCTCACTCAGCCCTGAGACGTTTACCTGTCCGGCCAGGGCGCCCAGCCCAAGGAAGTAGGAGGCGCTGGACCAGTCGCCTTCGACGGTGTAATCCGCCGGGCGGTACTCCTGGCGGGAAACGCGGAACCCGGTCAATTCGGCGTTTGGTGTCACCTCGATGCCGAAGCGCCTCAGGCAGTCAAGGGTCATGCGCAGATAATCCTTCGATTCGGCCGGCGTCGTCAGCCTGATCT
Proteins encoded in this region:
- the aroA gene encoding 3-phosphoshikimate 1-carboxyvinyltransferase, translated to MKAVIGKGFAGGAVAAPPSKSYTIRALFAAAMAGGRSVIRNPLAADDSEAAADVLSRLGAGIERGANAWTVAGGNLEPPHQKLDCRQSAATLRFLAPVCAALEGVSRITFAPGLARRPMAPLFEAFSQLGVASKLADNYFTIQGTGGRFKSNAVTLPGNVSSQFVSGLLLAAPLAEAGLEIRLTTPAESKDYLRMTLDCLRRFGIEVTPNAELTGFRVSRQEYRPADYTVEGDWSSASYFLGLGALAGQVNVSGLSEASLQADRFILHCLRRMGAAISTDSKTITVSRSRLKAIDVDLNEAIDLLPTVACLAAAAEGTSVITGLGRARLKESDRISTVAGNLKRTGIAVVEGTDCMTVTGGLPHGAVVDSCDDHRVAMAFAMLGAACGDMVVLGAECVNKTYPGFWEDFRNAGGKVDLQIE